From Magnetococcales bacterium, a single genomic window includes:
- a CDS encoding AI-2E family transporter, giving the protein MAKKQKTLDPDGAAPHQRGFLLLLLALATGGLLWLFIPFLPGLFLAVLLATATYPLYEHLARRFSLGSEKAALIMTLLILLLVVSPVLYLLSAIAVTAGEMAGALREWLTGFENRDALAQGLGGVIQSVPLPAFFSQFLIEQATGNREALIQGATQGVLFLFRGITNNSLAFVSSLIWVVFSLFFFYRDGPKLIHRLRLLTPLPNHHDDFLLGRFSGLATVLTLSTLTIALSQGLSFALIAAILGLPWFFLGVALAVASFIPILGGFIVWGPLGYHLLASGRTGAGMFLLFWGAIVNGFLIDNILRPILIGRLSSWCATGDPGNDLSALGHTLLTTLATFGGIMSFGILGLFFGPVIAAMAIAVFELYERINRDRLDQS; this is encoded by the coding sequence ATGGCAAAAAAACAGAAAACACTCGATCCCGATGGCGCGGCGCCGCACCAGCGTGGATTTTTGTTGTTGCTCCTGGCCTTGGCCACGGGGGGGCTTCTATGGTTGTTCATCCCGTTTCTTCCGGGGCTGTTTCTGGCGGTGTTGCTGGCGACCGCCACCTATCCCCTGTATGAACACCTTGCCCGGCGCTTTTCATTAGGATCGGAAAAAGCGGCCCTGATCATGACTCTTTTGATCCTGCTCCTTGTCGTTTCCCCGGTTCTTTATCTGTTGTCGGCCATCGCCGTCACGGCGGGAGAAATGGCGGGTGCGCTGCGCGAATGGTTGACCGGATTCGAAAACAGGGATGCCCTGGCCCAGGGGCTTGGCGGGGTGATCCAATCCGTTCCCCTGCCGGCGTTTTTTTCCCAATTTCTCATCGAGCAGGCGACGGGAAACCGCGAGGCTTTGATCCAGGGGGCGACCCAGGGGGTGCTGTTCCTGTTCCGGGGAATCACCAACAACAGCCTGGCGTTCGTTTCCTCTTTGATCTGGGTGGTGTTTTCGTTGTTCTTCTTTTATCGCGATGGCCCGAAACTGATCCATCGGCTGCGATTGCTGACACCGTTGCCCAATCATCATGACGACTTTCTTCTCGGACGGTTCTCGGGCCTTGCGACCGTCCTTACCTTGAGTACCCTGACCATCGCTTTGTCTCAGGGGCTCTCCTTCGCATTGATCGCCGCGATCCTGGGGTTGCCCTGGTTTTTCCTCGGGGTCGCTCTTGCGGTCGCTTCCTTCATTCCCATTCTCGGCGGGTTTATCGTCTGGGGACCTCTGGGGTACCATCTTCTGGCGAGCGGACGAACGGGGGCGGGGATGTTTTTGTTGTTCTGGGGGGCCATCGTCAATGGTTTTCTCATCGACAATATTCTCCGTCCCATCCTGATCGGGCGTCTTTCCTCCTGGTGTGCGACCGGGGATCCCGGCAACGATCTTTCCGCCCTGGGACATACGTTGTTGACAACCTTGGCGACGTTTGGCGGGATCATGAGTTTCGGCATTCTGGGCCTGTTCTTTGGCCCGGTCATCGCCGCCATGGCCATTGCCGTCTTCGAACTCTACGAAAGGATCAATCGCGATCGCCTGGACCAATCCTGA
- a CDS encoding FecR domain-containing protein, which yields MTRVGGVRCGIGRLLSFLLSFLLAFGSVFQEGSLSLAIAPVWAEAEPVHIGRVFHVTGDAQGVVKGEPAKPLRANDELMAGEEIVTKAGAVAILKFRDGTTFTVGPDGKVVLDEFVFNPAGSATKNSVKVEKGAFRLTSGFKTKNSDVTVRTRTAAIGVRGTVAEGFVDEHLPEFINLPKGTATMQTGAGSIDLSDGHYAASAAAANPPVASEHLPQAIAAQGIMLLRGEIGDELPEGLPLTEEQIRADALANRLSVEQQISGGEKAVSDSFSLSGLFRTVVRWLVQRLRGWVATLGEWLEHLAGSFVRQAMAASAEEGLRSLSLLVKAAEVGILEPVTGNQTPRQIQAREAFQREARDTVPDAQAILGAHQEKQAESNRRNTMDSTKGVIEGAASVAKDGSEVASIVKSAVEASPKGDGAVAAIIVGAAVSAKGTTDNADAASLIAQAAATADPGVAGVAAGAAISGLPEGIRAEATAQVASAAVKAAPEAAASIATKVIEVAGAKMAGDVAAAVTLAAGVSSAALVADAAARAAGPDGAALVAAAVTQVAGAAAAAKVAEAVMASAGAGNALKVAAAVAQVAGGEAAAQVAAAVARSLDPATAAKVAAVVVQVAGPGAADAIVKAVAGSVGIGTEAFKQNVTQAASSPEIAQVLKQSQEIRDQARTSGDKAREADDKADKATAPVEDGKQSPPATTREGGNTPESQASSSSVTGQTGSAAPGEASRSLTTSEQPVQLPQTPESRAMASAIASGTPVAVVLMQAQREGSMSAADIIATAVAAGIDPATLTQAAVGLGIDPAEVVAAAVAAGADSAQVAAAAIGAGGDPESMAQAAIGAGGNAVDVTAAAIASGGDAAQIAAAAMAMGGDVAALTRAAIQSGGNTGEIARALLAAGADTGAIMSGALQVGLGERGVTQAIISSGGDAGAALAAASRLGMDVREVAQAALASGANPAAMATAAVQAGANVGAVTAALIRAGGEVQAVVQAVLAAGGQPYEVVVGATSAAPDQVRAIVDTAVRSGMDPGTAESAGSAGQQIDSPLIDNGAVPSPS from the coding sequence ATGACGCGCGTGGGTGGGGTGCGTTGCGGGATCGGTCGGTTGTTATCTTTTCTTCTTTCGTTCTTGTTGGCCTTCGGAAGTGTTTTCCAGGAGGGATCTCTGTCATTGGCAATCGCCCCGGTCTGGGCCGAGGCGGAACCGGTTCATATCGGACGGGTTTTTCATGTCACCGGCGATGCCCAGGGGGTGGTCAAGGGAGAACCGGCCAAACCCCTCCGGGCCAATGATGAACTCATGGCGGGCGAGGAGATCGTCACCAAGGCGGGTGCGGTCGCCATCCTCAAGTTTCGCGATGGGACGACGTTCACCGTCGGTCCCGACGGCAAGGTGGTCCTCGATGAATTTGTCTTCAACCCCGCCGGCAGCGCAACCAAAAACTCGGTCAAGGTGGAGAAGGGGGCCTTTCGTCTGACCTCGGGGTTCAAGACCAAGAATTCCGATGTCACCGTGCGGACGCGCACTGCCGCCATCGGCGTCCGCGGGACGGTGGCGGAAGGGTTTGTCGATGAACACCTTCCGGAGTTCATCAATCTGCCCAAGGGGACGGCCACGATGCAAACCGGCGCCGGATCGATCGATCTTTCGGACGGCCATTATGCCGCGTCGGCGGCTGCCGCCAACCCGCCGGTCGCATCCGAACACCTGCCCCAGGCGATCGCGGCCCAGGGGATCATGCTGTTGCGCGGCGAAATCGGTGACGAACTCCCCGAAGGACTGCCTTTGACGGAGGAACAGATTCGCGCCGATGCCCTTGCCAACCGTCTGTCGGTGGAGCAACAGATTTCCGGGGGGGAAAAAGCGGTTTCCGATTCCTTTTCGTTATCGGGACTGTTCCGGACCGTCGTGCGCTGGTTGGTGCAACGGCTCCGGGGATGGGTTGCCACCCTGGGGGAATGGTTGGAGCATCTGGCCGGTTCGTTTGTCCGGCAGGCCATGGCGGCGTCGGCGGAAGAGGGGTTGCGATCCCTGTCCCTCCTGGTCAAGGCGGCGGAGGTGGGAATTCTTGAACCCGTGACGGGAAACCAGACGCCGCGGCAGATTCAGGCACGAGAGGCATTTCAACGCGAGGCCCGCGACACCGTTCCCGATGCCCAGGCCATCCTCGGCGCCCATCAGGAAAAACAGGCCGAATCGAACCGGCGCAACACCATGGATTCGACGAAGGGCGTCATCGAGGGGGCCGCCTCGGTGGCCAAGGATGGATCGGAGGTCGCCTCCATTGTCAAAAGTGCCGTGGAGGCCTCGCCCAAGGGGGATGGGGCGGTGGCGGCGATCATTGTCGGCGCGGCGGTTTCCGCCAAGGGGACGACCGACAATGCCGATGCCGCATCCCTGATCGCCCAGGCCGCGGCGACGGCGGATCCGGGGGTGGCAGGGGTGGCGGCGGGGGCGGCAATCTCGGGATTGCCGGAAGGGATAAGGGCCGAGGCGACGGCCCAGGTGGCTTCCGCCGCGGTCAAAGCAGCCCCGGAAGCGGCGGCGAGTATCGCGACCAAAGTTATTGAGGTTGCGGGGGCCAAGATGGCCGGTGATGTCGCGGCGGCGGTGACTCTGGCGGCTGGGGTGAGCAGTGCTGCCCTTGTCGCGGATGCGGCGGCCAGGGCGGCGGGGCCGGACGGGGCGGCCCTGGTCGCGGCGGCGGTGACCCAGGTCGCGGGCGCGGCGGCGGCGGCCAAGGTGGCCGAGGCAGTCATGGCGAGCGCCGGGGCCGGCAACGCCCTCAAGGTTGCGGCGGCGGTCGCTCAGGTCGCGGGTGGCGAGGCCGCGGCCCAGGTGGCGGCGGCAGTGGCCCGTTCCCTCGATCCCGCAACGGCGGCCAAGGTGGCCGCCGTGGTGGTCCAGGTCGCAGGCCCTGGTGCCGCTGATGCCATCGTCAAGGCAGTGGCCGGATCGGTGGGGATCGGGACGGAGGCCTTCAAACAAAATGTCACCCAGGCGGCATCGTCTCCGGAAATCGCTCAGGTTCTTAAACAATCTCAGGAAATTCGCGATCAGGCCCGTACCAGCGGCGACAAGGCCAGGGAGGCGGACGACAAGGCCGACAAGGCGACCGCCCCCGTCGAAGACGGAAAACAATCTCCCCCAGCCACGACGCGCGAGGGGGGAAATACTCCGGAATCACAGGCTTCTTCATCTTCCGTAACCGGTCAAACCGGTTCGGCGGCGCCGGGGGAGGCTTCTCGTTCCTTGACGACCTCCGAACAACCGGTACAACTTCCCCAGACTCCCGAATCACGGGCGATGGCCTCGGCCATTGCCTCGGGAACTCCGGTAGCGGTGGTTCTCATGCAGGCCCAGCGCGAAGGGTCGATGAGTGCCGCCGACATCATTGCCACGGCGGTGGCGGCGGGGATCGATCCGGCCACCTTGACTCAGGCTGCGGTCGGATTGGGGATCGATCCCGCCGAGGTGGTGGCGGCGGCGGTGGCGGCGGGGGCCGATTCGGCGCAGGTGGCGGCGGCGGCCATCGGTGCGGGGGGGGATCCCGAATCGATGGCCCAGGCGGCCATCGGCGCGGGTGGCAATGCGGTCGATGTGACGGCGGCGGCGATCGCCTCGGGTGGCGATGCGGCGCAAATCGCCGCCGCGGCCATGGCCATGGGGGGGGATGTGGCGGCGCTGACCCGGGCGGCGATCCAGTCGGGAGGCAACACTGGAGAGATCGCCCGGGCGTTGCTCGCGGCGGGAGCCGATACCGGGGCGATCATGAGTGGGGCGTTGCAGGTGGGGCTTGGGGAACGGGGGGTGACCCAGGCGATCATTTCTTCCGGGGGGGATGCCGGCGCGGCGCTGGCCGCGGCGTCGAGATTGGGGATGGATGTTCGCGAAGTGGCGCAGGCCGCTCTGGCCTCGGGGGCCAATCCTGCCGCCATGGCCACCGCTGCCGTTCAGGCCGGGGCCAATGTGGGGGCGGTTACCGCAGCGCTGATCCGGGCGGGCGGTGAGGTCCAAGCAGTGGTTCAGGCGGTTTTGGCGGCGGGGGGGCAACCCTATGAGGTGGTGGTCGGGGCAACATCGGCAGCCCCCGATCAGGTGCGCGCCATCGTGGATACGGCGGTTCGGTCGGGAATGGATCCGGGTACCGCCGAGTCGGCCGGATCGGCAGGGCAACAGATTGATTCTCCGCTCATCGATAATGGCGCCGTCCCCAGTCCATCGTGA
- a CDS encoding c-type cytochrome, whose amino-acid sequence MIPIRTVTLLACFWPFLPIHAESDPPATPFRRFLTVPAPSKSLVESWKNQSRGEREAALHLVGNVANGLRVYLESCSNKCHLPHGQGSINGEYPQIAGQLREVTIKQLADIRAKNRDNPTMYRFALPSEIGGVQNMADVAAYIETMPMTLDTGKGPGTELELGRRIHDRDCAICHGANGEGKAEQYYPLIQGQHYEYMVRQYQWIRDGRRRNAHPMMVEQIQGYSQRDIAAVMDFVSRQVPNAAKLKGSAPSTPPPSPVSTPGDDPRKDDLL is encoded by the coding sequence ATGATCCCAATCCGTACCGTGACCCTGCTGGCATGTTTCTGGCCGTTTTTACCCATTCATGCCGAATCGGACCCCCCCGCCACCCCTTTTCGCCGTTTCCTGACCGTTCCCGCCCCGTCCAAAAGCCTTGTCGAAAGCTGGAAAAACCAATCCCGTGGCGAACGCGAGGCGGCCTTGCATCTGGTCGGAAATGTCGCGAACGGTCTGCGGGTCTATCTTGAATCCTGTTCCAACAAATGTCACCTCCCCCACGGTCAGGGTTCGATCAACGGGGAATATCCACAAATCGCCGGGCAGTTGCGCGAGGTCACCATCAAACAACTGGCCGACATCCGGGCCAAGAACCGCGACAATCCCACCATGTACCGCTTTGCCCTTCCCAGCGAAATCGGCGGGGTTCAGAACATGGCGGATGTCGCCGCCTACATCGAAACGATGCCGATGACCCTGGATACCGGCAAAGGCCCCGGCACCGAGCTGGAACTCGGTCGGCGCATTCATGACAGGGATTGCGCGATCTGTCATGGCGCCAATGGCGAGGGCAAGGCCGAACAGTATTATCCTCTGATCCAGGGCCAGCACTACGAATACATGGTGCGGCAGTACCAATGGATTCGCGATGGACGCCGCCGCAATGCCCACCCGATGATGGTGGAACAGATTCAAGGCTACAGCCAACGCGATATTGCCGCGGTCATGGACTTTGTATCGCGACAGGTCCCCAATGCGGCCAAACTCAAGGGATCGGCTCCGTCCACCCCACCCCCTTCCCCTGTTTCCACTCCCGGGGATGATCCGCGAAAAGATGATCTGCTATGA
- a CDS encoding CHAT domain-containing protein: MRPPLFPGRWLAGLLMGLVLCLTAAETVAGASDPLDQTAQSEADKGQVAWDQKEIATALGHFLAAHALRPDNLDYIRNAGTLAMMAGDHAGALDLFRKGIETAVQAEDRATLALFHEQLAKLLEESLPEWVESRLAAAESLPDTPEIQTAVAVWSALMEQVATLRAAGTPDQALPLAREAMKTASTQFGPDHLATINSLREMAALHTEMDQGEQAGAIYRQLLESARKSLGEEHPETLAVQQQIADFEHLRGNGETAEKILEHIRHTQTTALGQDHPLTLGAEVRWASFLIGQGRFAEAVAILSPVCSRYAASHGEWHPLVFDCHRRHAEAAMGQGDMKEAERHFLRARDASRLSGPDTDPKRIEIQTGLAESLRLQARFDEAEKILASLLALPLSKDAPGDTVRSQMLGAMARLDEDMGRFGPAEDRYREVLALEKKTLGENHPNTIATQSDLAGLLRRKGELVQAEKMFLDAYERFRRLLGPRHPNTLVAANDFSLTLEEEGLYETAEPLFRMVYNLSSEVFGAEHPSTLANLNNLALLYESQGTFDKAQPLYEQAIAIARKTRGDGHPDTVAFLNNLGYLHMLRGHFTKAREVFDEVYTSWSVSLGEEHQKTLKALNNLARSILGQQKPQEALSLFEKALGLRRSVLGDRHPDTQRTMLDLGRTFLAQGKTSEGRDLLARTLELNETTLGPEHPYTFETRNALAEAFEQGNDMKGAFSVRKEGFVRRNRFLERVLWVAGANAREGYIRLHRPELDSFIALLARMPGTDEEIARMALDISLERKGLLLKISSEVQQIATLGQDPQLAPLGQRLKNLRKKFTALTLSGPTPQTGTRHLSYLNALEEKIERLEGELGRASQKYRQSVAPVGIDDLVAHLPDQSLLVDFIVYHTDDKQMLLAATLRMDEDTPHFQLITYDDFDGIKTLIAEFRESIQSEELEEDEVKQVGQKLYRQLWGPIAHVAGSLEKVFIVPDGLLNIAPFNALVNEEEEFLLKAVDLYILPSSRDLVPRETPRAKGPIFIVAGPDYDAREDVLEENLEVLDKKRRSSELPDAMRGASTGMRGLKFDPLPGAEKEGKVIMQTIGHRESWGSRFFKKQVAMEMVLREIAASPEIVHIATHGFFLKPDTTLKKRLLKMQRGAETNIPPPGDNPLLRAGLAFAGINQSAPFLGEIDTDNDGVLTAMEVLGLNLGGTRVAVLSACETGLGEIHEGEGVYGLRRAFTEAGVQTVINSLWEVSDAGTQALMTLFYGKLMKGIPAHDALRESQIELLDSSEWSNPYIWSAFFMVGMG, encoded by the coding sequence ATGAGGCCCCCCCTTTTTCCAGGCCGTTGGCTGGCTGGCCTCCTGATGGGATTGGTCTTGTGTCTGACCGCGGCGGAGACGGTCGCCGGCGCCTCTGACCCGCTCGACCAGACGGCACAAAGCGAAGCGGACAAGGGACAGGTGGCATGGGACCAGAAGGAGATTGCCACGGCCCTGGGCCATTTTCTCGCCGCCCATGCCCTGCGCCCCGACAATCTTGATTATATCCGCAATGCCGGCACCCTCGCCATGATGGCGGGCGATCACGCCGGCGCGTTGGATCTTTTCAGAAAGGGCATCGAGACCGCGGTCCAGGCGGAGGATCGCGCGACACTGGCCCTGTTTCACGAGCAACTCGCCAAACTCCTGGAGGAATCCCTTCCGGAATGGGTCGAAAGCCGACTGGCGGCGGCGGAATCCCTCCCGGACACGCCCGAAATCCAGACCGCGGTCGCCGTGTGGAGCGCGCTCATGGAACAGGTCGCCACCCTGCGCGCCGCGGGAACACCCGACCAGGCACTGCCCCTGGCCAGGGAAGCGATGAAAACCGCCTCGACCCAATTCGGTCCCGATCATCTGGCCACCATCAACAGCCTGCGTGAAATGGCGGCGTTGCATACCGAAATGGATCAGGGCGAACAGGCCGGGGCCATCTATCGGCAACTTCTCGAATCGGCCCGGAAATCCTTGGGGGAAGAACATCCCGAAACCCTTGCCGTCCAACAACAGATTGCCGATTTCGAACACCTGCGCGGCAACGGAGAGACGGCGGAAAAAATTCTGGAACACATACGACACACCCAGACCACAGCCCTTGGCCAGGATCACCCGCTGACCCTGGGGGCGGAGGTCCGATGGGCTTCCTTTCTGATCGGACAGGGACGATTCGCCGAAGCGGTCGCCATTCTTTCGCCTGTCTGTTCGCGGTATGCCGCCAGTCACGGGGAATGGCATCCCCTTGTTTTCGATTGTCACCGCAGGCATGCCGAGGCCGCCATGGGCCAGGGAGACATGAAAGAGGCGGAACGCCACTTTCTCCGCGCCCGGGATGCGAGTCGTCTGTCCGGTCCGGACACCGATCCCAAACGAATCGAGATTCAAACCGGATTGGCCGAAAGCCTCCGCCTCCAGGCGCGGTTCGACGAGGCGGAAAAAATCCTCGCGTCCCTGCTGGCCCTGCCTCTTTCCAAGGATGCGCCGGGCGATACGGTTCGATCCCAGATGCTTGGCGCCATGGCCCGTCTGGACGAAGACATGGGCCGCTTCGGGCCGGCGGAGGATCGCTACCGTGAAGTGTTGGCCCTCGAAAAGAAAACCCTTGGAGAAAACCATCCCAACACCATCGCCACCCAGAGCGACCTGGCGGGACTGTTGCGCCGCAAGGGAGAACTGGTCCAGGCGGAAAAAATGTTCCTCGATGCCTATGAACGCTTTCGCCGCCTGCTCGGACCACGACATCCCAACACCCTGGTCGCGGCCAACGATTTTTCGCTGACTCTGGAAGAAGAGGGGCTTTACGAAACCGCCGAACCCTTGTTTCGCATGGTCTACAACCTTTCCAGCGAGGTTTTTGGCGCCGAACACCCGAGCACGCTGGCCAATCTGAACAATCTTGCCCTGTTGTACGAAAGCCAGGGCACCTTCGACAAGGCCCAACCTCTTTATGAACAGGCCATCGCCATCGCCCGGAAGACCCGGGGCGACGGTCATCCCGATACCGTGGCCTTTCTCAACAATCTTGGCTATCTGCACATGTTGCGGGGGCATTTTACCAAGGCGCGGGAAGTATTCGACGAGGTCTACACCTCCTGGAGCGTCTCCCTGGGCGAGGAACATCAAAAAACCCTCAAGGCATTGAACAATCTGGCCCGGTCCATCCTGGGACAACAAAAGCCCCAGGAAGCCCTTTCCCTGTTCGAAAAAGCGCTCGGCCTGCGCCGTTCGGTTCTGGGCGATCGACATCCCGATACGCAACGCACCATGCTCGATCTGGGCCGGACCTTTCTGGCCCAGGGAAAGACCTCCGAGGGCCGGGACCTTCTCGCCCGCACCCTTGAACTGAATGAAACAACCCTGGGGCCGGAACATCCCTATACCTTCGAAACCCGCAATGCCCTGGCGGAGGCGTTCGAACAGGGCAACGACATGAAGGGGGCCTTTTCGGTACGCAAGGAAGGATTTGTCCGGCGCAACCGTTTTCTTGAACGGGTTCTCTGGGTTGCCGGGGCGAATGCCCGCGAGGGATACATTCGCCTGCACCGTCCCGAGCTTGATTCCTTCATCGCGCTGTTGGCGCGCATGCCGGGGACGGATGAGGAGATCGCCCGGATGGCCCTTGACATCAGCCTGGAACGCAAAGGATTGCTGTTGAAGATTTCCTCGGAGGTTCAACAGATCGCCACCCTTGGCCAGGACCCACAACTGGCGCCCCTGGGACAACGGTTGAAAAATCTGCGCAAGAAATTCACCGCCCTGACCCTTTCGGGACCTACGCCGCAAACGGGAACGCGCCATCTTTCCTATCTCAATGCCCTTGAAGAAAAAATTGAACGCCTCGAAGGTGAATTGGGACGAGCGAGTCAAAAATATCGTCAGAGCGTCGCCCCCGTCGGGATCGATGACCTTGTCGCTCATCTGCCGGATCAGAGCCTTCTGGTCGATTTCATCGTCTACCACACCGATGACAAACAGATGCTTCTGGCGGCGACCCTGCGGATGGACGAGGATACCCCCCACTTCCAACTGATCACCTACGATGATTTCGACGGCATCAAAACCCTGATCGCCGAATTCCGCGAGAGCATCCAAAGCGAGGAATTGGAAGAGGACGAGGTCAAACAGGTCGGCCAGAAGCTGTACCGCCAGTTGTGGGGGCCCATTGCCCATGTGGCGGGTTCCCTGGAAAAGGTGTTCATCGTTCCCGATGGCCTGCTCAACATTGCCCCGTTCAACGCCCTGGTCAACGAAGAGGAGGAATTTCTCCTGAAGGCGGTGGATTTGTACATTCTCCCTTCGAGCCGCGATCTTGTCCCCAGGGAGACCCCGCGGGCCAAGGGTCCGATCTTCATCGTGGCGGGTCCCGATTACGATGCCAGGGAGGACGTTCTGGAGGAAAATCTGGAGGTTCTCGACAAGAAGCGCCGTTCGAGTGAATTGCCCGATGCCATGCGCGGCGCCTCCACCGGCATGCGCGGGCTCAAGTTCGATCCCCTTCCCGGTGCCGAAAAGGAAGGAAAGGTCATCATGCAGACCATCGGGCATCGCGAATCCTGGGGAAGCCGTTTTTTCAAAAAACAGGTGGCCATGGAGATGGTTTTGCGTGAGATCGCCGCATCACCTGAAATCGTGCATATCGCCACCCATGGATTTTTCCTGAAACCCGATACAACCTTGAAGAAGCGGTTGCTCAAGATGCAGCGGGGGGCCGAAACCAACATTCCTCCTCCGGGTGACAATCCCTTGTTGCGGGCCGGTTTAGCCTTCGCGGGGATCAATCAAAGCGCTCCTTTCCTTGGAGAAATCGATACCGACAACGATGGTGTCCTGACTGCCATGGAGGTTCTGGGGCTCAATCTGGGGGGGACTCGGGTGGCGGTGTTGTCGGCGTGCGAGACCGGACTTGGGGAAATTCATGAAGGAGAGGGGGTCTACGGTTTGCGCCGTGCCTTTACCGAAGCCGGGGTCCAGACGGTGATCAATTCCCTGTGGGAGGTCAGCGACGCGGGAACCCAGGCGTTGATGACCCTGTTCTATGGCAAGTTGATGAAGGGGATCCCGGCCCATGACGCTTTGCGGGAATCCCAGATCGAACTTCTTGATTCATCCGAATGGAGCAATCCCTACATCTGGTCTGCCTTCTTCATGGTAGGAATGGGATGA
- a CDS encoding TAXI family TRAP transporter solute-binding subunit: MMNRIASCRKQGKPLVIQWIALWLMVMGTWCAMSEPQARERLVVASATNAPLMRVAANALCRLTASEEDFSCRSLAAVDATDAIDLLRHGKVHFAIVSSRDALRAWTGAAPFNGKVEGLRLVFRLHPEAVVLVGRKDAAIGQLKDIFEKRVNIGPAGSEIEQWVLDLMVACQVWPSDLLEIRREDLAAMPGALHEGRIDAFFVMGGHPARVIGPMGKQSSIDLVPLNDPCIDGLIKNHPSVRKMVIEGKTYPGIIRDVPTFGTDALLLTHAEVSPKLVGLFAEFLLRNIDDFRQRHSAFAPIDRKTLRLRFPIPHHRGMKGLVDP, encoded by the coding sequence ATGATGAACCGCATCGCCTCGTGTCGGAAACAGGGAAAACCCCTTGTGATCCAGTGGATCGCGCTGTGGTTGATGGTCATGGGGACATGGTGTGCCATGAGTGAACCCCAGGCGCGGGAGCGACTGGTCGTCGCGAGCGCGACCAATGCTCCTCTGATGCGGGTTGCGGCGAACGCCTTATGCCGTCTGACCGCCAGCGAAGAAGATTTTTCCTGCCGTTCCCTGGCTGCCGTCGATGCCACCGACGCCATCGACCTGTTACGCCACGGCAAAGTCCATTTTGCCATCGTCTCCAGCCGGGATGCCCTTCGCGCCTGGACGGGGGCCGCCCCTTTCAATGGCAAGGTGGAGGGACTCAGGCTTGTCTTCCGCCTCCATCCCGAGGCGGTCGTCCTGGTCGGACGCAAGGATGCGGCGATCGGCCAGTTGAAGGACATCTTCGAAAAGAGGGTCAACATTGGTCCTGCCGGGTCGGAAATCGAACAATGGGTGCTGGACCTGATGGTGGCCTGTCAGGTCTGGCCGAGCGACCTTTTGGAAATCAGACGCGAAGACCTGGCGGCAATGCCCGGGGCCTTGCATGAGGGGCGGATCGATGCCTTTTTCGTGATGGGCGGACATCCGGCCCGGGTGATCGGTCCGATGGGAAAGCAATCCTCCATCGACCTCGTCCCCTTGAATGATCCCTGCATCGATGGGTTGATCAAAAACCATCCCTCCGTGCGCAAGATGGTGATCGAAGGAAAAACCTATCCTGGGATCATCCGCGACGTTCCGACCTTTGGCACCGACGCGCTGCTCCTGACCCATGCGGAAGTTTCTCCGAAACTCGTTGGTCTCTTTGCGGAGTTTCTGTTGCGCAACATTGACGATTTCCGGCAACGGCACTCCGCCTTTGCCCCCATCGACAGAAAAACTCTGCGCCTGCGCTTTCCCATCCCCCACCATCGAGGAATGAAAGGCTTGGTGGATCCCTGA
- the thiS gene encoding sulfur carrier protein ThiS: protein MKIILNGESTELAEPTTIAGLLARLGFEPGRVAVERNLEVARRERFAEIFLTDGDRVEVVHFIGGGQEEVADPLVVAGRSFGSRLLVGTGKYKDFDETRAAIEASGAEIVTVAVRRVNVSDPKAPMLTDYLDPKKYTYLPNTAGCFTAEDAVRTLRLAREAGGWDLVKLEVLSDPKYLWPNNPETLKAAEVLIRDGFKVMVYTTDDPYLCQVFEQMGCVAVMPLAAPIGSGLGVRNPYTIRIIIEQAKVPVLVDAGVGTASDAALAMELGCDGVLMNTAIAGARDPVRMARAMRRAVQAGRDAYLSGRIPRKLYATASSPLDGTFF, encoded by the coding sequence ATGAAGATCATTCTCAATGGCGAATCGACCGAGCTGGCCGAGCCTACGACCATCGCCGGGCTTTTGGCTCGTCTGGGGTTTGAACCGGGGCGGGTGGCGGTGGAACGCAATCTTGAAGTGGCCCGGAGGGAGCGTTTTGCCGAGATTTTTTTGACGGATGGCGATCGGGTGGAGGTGGTTCATTTTATCGGTGGTGGTCAGGAGGAAGTGGCCGATCCTCTGGTGGTGGCGGGGCGTTCTTTTGGCAGTCGGCTTTTGGTGGGGACGGGAAAATACAAGGATTTCGACGAGACCAGGGCGGCAATCGAGGCTTCGGGGGCCGAGATCGTCACGGTCGCGGTGCGGCGGGTCAATGTCAGCGATCCCAAGGCGCCCATGTTGACCGACTATCTGGATCCCAAAAAATACACCTATCTGCCCAACACGGCTGGTTGTTTCACCGCCGAGGATGCGGTGCGGACTCTTCGTCTGGCGCGGGAGGCGGGTGGGTGGGATCTGGTGAAGCTGGAGGTCCTTTCCGATCCCAAATACCTGTGGCCCAACAATCCCGAGACACTCAAGGCTGCCGAGGTGTTGATTCGCGACGGCTTCAAGGTCATGGTGTACACGACCGACGACCCTTATTTGTGTCAGGTATTCGAACAGATGGGTTGTGTTGCGGTCATGCCTCTGGCTGCGCCGATCGGTTCCGGATTGGGAGTCCGCAATCCCTATACCATTCGCATCATCATCGAGCAGGCCAAGGTTCCGGTGTTGGTGGACGCGGGGGTGGGGACTGCTTCCGATGCGGCCTTGGCGATGGAGTTGGGGTGTGACGGGGTTCTCATGAATACTGCCATTGCCGGGGCAAGGGATCCGGTACGGATGGCGCGGGCGATGCGACGCGCTGTCCAGGCGGGGCGTGACGCCTATTTGTCGGGAAGAATTCCCAGAAAACTCTATGCCACTGCTTCGAGTCCTCTGGATGGAACTTTTTTCTGA